In one window of Terriglobales bacterium DNA:
- a CDS encoding bifunctional precorrin-2 dehydrogenase/sirohydrochlorin ferrochelatase: MSTQPSRLSGEKIPLFPMFVKLAKRRCLVVGAGKTAEGKIPTLLRCGAHVVVVAPAATRTIQAWAAENKIVWEQRCFEVGDLDGVFLTVVATPVKTLNRSVFEQAQQRQILCNVVRDRSLCGFYYPAVVRRGPLQIAISTAGHSGALAQRLRKQLESQFGPEWESWLRWLGEARSSLYDDPLSPKRRRTMLHRMASQKKQAEFFRRWGYPSNHNERS; encoded by the coding sequence GTGAGCACACAACCGTCGCGACTGTCGGGAGAGAAGATCCCGCTTTTCCCGATGTTCGTTAAGCTTGCCAAGCGTCGATGCCTTGTCGTCGGCGCGGGAAAGACAGCAGAAGGGAAGATACCGACGCTGCTGCGATGTGGAGCGCACGTCGTTGTGGTCGCCCCGGCCGCGACTCGGACGATTCAAGCTTGGGCAGCGGAAAACAAAATCGTTTGGGAACAGCGGTGTTTCGAGGTGGGTGACTTGGATGGCGTGTTTCTTACGGTGGTCGCGACACCCGTCAAGACGCTCAACCGATCGGTGTTTGAACAGGCACAGCAGCGCCAGATCCTTTGTAATGTCGTCCGCGACCGCTCGCTTTGTGGCTTCTACTACCCGGCAGTGGTGCGCCGCGGTCCGCTGCAAATCGCGATCTCAACCGCGGGCCACAGTGGGGCGCTGGCGCAGCGATTACGCAAACAGTTGGAATCTCAGTTCGGTCCCGAGTGGGAGAGCTGGCTGCGTTGGCTCGGAGAGGCGCGGTCGTCGCTTTATGATGATCCGCTATCTCCGAAGCGGCGCCGCACAATGCTACATCGGATGGCGAGCCAGAAGAAGCAGGCGGAGTTTTTCCGTCGTTGGGGTTACCCATCGAACCACAATGAACGGTCTTGA